A stretch of DNA from Schistocerca americana isolate TAMUIC-IGC-003095 chromosome 3, iqSchAmer2.1, whole genome shotgun sequence:
tttgtcctctagccattattgctcagcctttttgcacttcctgtcaatatcattttttggatgtttgtattcccttttgcctgcttcatttactgcatttttatattttctcctttcatcaattaaattcaatatctcttcttttcctatagatttctactagcccttgtctctttacctacttgatcctctgctgccttcactatttcatctctcaaagttacctattattctactatatttctttctcctgtatttgtcaattgttccctaatgctctctctgaaactctctacagcctgaggttcttttattttttacaggtcctgtctccttaaattcgtgactttttgcagtttcttcagttttaatctacagttcataataaaTTGTGGCCGGAGTCTGCATTtgtccctggaaatttcttacaatttaaaatctggttcctaaatctctgtattaccatcatataatctatctgaaatcttccagtgtctccaggcctcttcctcgtatacaaccttctttcaagattcttaaaccacgtgttagttatgattaatttatgctctgcacaaaattctaccaggcggcttcctctttcattccttacccccattccatattctccaactacttttcctactaccgaattccagttccccttgactattaaattttcgtctcccttcactatctgaataatttcttttatcttatcaaacgtttcttcaacctcttcctcatctgcggagctagttggcatataaactcgtaccaCTGTGGTAGGCTGGTTTGggatataaagggaccaaactacagggtcatctgtCCCTTCTTCCTGATGCAAACGAGGCTCAAGGTAAAACAACACTCAAATTTAATTTGTGGAGGTAAAATGGGGTAAAAGAATGGGGAACCACACCGAAAGAGAAGGTGTGAGCTTCATGTCTATCAATGCAATCACTATGCTATTCTTAGTGGCTTatctgtactcctattttttttttaaattcattaataaacctactcctgcattacccctatctgattttgcacttatcaccctgtattcacctgaccatggATAAACCACATAAATCCatggcattatgccacacacaaacagacccggccTGCACGCTGGTTGGTGAGACTGGAACTTATGGGCAGGATATGCACATTAGTGAGAAAGGAAGAGCTTCAGATCGGCTGGCCCGAACCATTACACACACCTGCAGAAATGGCCTGTCATGAAAATTCActggtgtggccagctattcaggaGTCACAGACAGTATGTTGATGAAATGGTACcgcagtgatcaatccatgcaaatgATAACTTATGCAAATACTctgaaaattaataataatgatgataggtagcaactcaccataaagatgatcacTGAGATGCAGACAGACGCATAGCAAAGACACtccactctcacaactaaatttttggccatagcctttgtcagaaagtgAGGGCACATATAACATTCACACACTCATCCAGACATAACTCATGCACACACATCCGCCGCCTCTGGCTGCTGCATCTACAGTCTCtgggaatcagatccaaacaaaccacactTCACGTCCTCACTTATCTCTTGCAGCTGCAAGGCTAGCAGTgaaaagtggtggcagcactgactgcaagctggggCGAGTGATAGGAAGGGGAGCAGCAGTAGTAATGAGGGAGTAGAGAAGTGGCGCACGTGCTCAGCTGCACCCAACCAGTGatgatgcatgacatctcagtaaacaaaccatttcatctactgggacaaaaacgagatttttccagtgtttttttctaAATGTCCCTGATATGTTTGGAATTCCCttatttccagaacctgtggcaaccctgcgTATGCAAAGTAGCCtaaacaaaacatttttaagtAATGGAAAACAGTCATATAATGGAGATGAAGAGTGCTGtatggttacacacacacacacacacacacacacacacacacacacacgaacagtaACATAGTGACACAGCTTACAAAATTATACTATTCTTCAAGCCCCATAGTCATACACAAGTGCATCCACGTGTGTTCATTTACAATCTGTGGAGCATATCTGGGAAAACATTACCATTTATTTCACTCATATTTCTATACATAGTGTGGAACAAGAACCAGTTAGGACTTCCATTTAGTTAGGAAAAACAAACACCCAAAACAGGATTTTCTATTAGGGAATTAAATTGTATAATAAACTgccaaataaaatgaaaaagattaCTACATGACATCCACTTAAAAGCAGAGTTAACACATTCTTCTTAAGTAAGGCATATGACACAAGGAATAAGAGGTGGTCTCAGAGTAGAGGGAAGTAATGAAAGGAGGTAACTACAATCCCTGTCACATTTCAATATGTGGTCACGATTCACTTCTTTCACAAGGAAATCATGCGTTAAGGTGCAAAATAGTAATGTCTTGTCGTTTTCCTGGAGTTCAACCTCTCGCTCAACATGGTGGGATGCCAACTCAGTTTTTTCAGGTGGACTAAGGAGTTTAATATATGAGGCATCAAATCTGCTTTCTGAACAGATTGGAACTGGTGCAAGGGACAGGCAGCCCCATGAGTTTACAACAGGTACCCTTAGTGCATTCAGCAATGAAGAATGGAACTGTGTTTTACACGAGTTACCTGAAACCACCTGTGTGTAAATCAAGTAACACTGCACAATAAGGACCAACCAAACAGGATAGTTAAGCCATCAATAAACCGAGCTTATATTCGGGAGGATGAAGTTGCTCTTTCTGGCTAGCCTCATTTGTGTTTTTCTAAACCACTAAGGCAAGTGCCTAGCTGCTTCCTCAATCAACGCCACGGCTAATAACCTGTCCTATCCTCATAAAGCATATTATGTATGCTGTGTGTTGTACATTTTGAGTCACTGATTTGTTCCGTATTATACTGACAATACCTACATCGTTGTGAGATGATCCGAGGTTGAATAAAGATAAAGATGATGAAATTGGTCCCCTAATCAGGCTGCACAGCACATtaatggagatatatatatatatttatagttataatagagggaaacattccatgtaggaaatatatatctaaaaacaaagacgatgtgacttaccaaatgaaagtgctggcaggtcgacagacacacaaacatacacacaaaattcaagctttcgcaacaaactgttgcctcatcaggaaagagggaaggtgagggaaagacgaaaggatgtgggttttaagggagagggtaaggagtcattccaatcccgggagcggaaagacttaccttagggggaaaaaaggacgggtatacactcgcacacacacatatccacacatatacagacacctggtgtctgtatatgtgtggatggatgtgtgtgtgtgtgtgtgtgtgtgtgtgtgtgtgtgtgtgtgtgtgtgtgtgtgtgcgtgtgcgtgtgtgtgcgcgtgcgagcgagtgtatacctgtccttttttcccccctaaggtaagtctttccgctcccgggattggaatgactccttaccctctcccttaaaacccacttcctttcgtcttcccctctccttccctctttcctgatgaggcaacagtttgttgcgaaagcttgaattttgtgtgtatgtttgtgtgtctatcgacctgccagcgctttcgttcggtaagtcacctcatctttgtttttatataaaatttttcccacgtggaatgtttccttctattatatatatatatatatataaacaaagatgatgtgacttatcaaatgaaagtgctggcaggtcgacagacacacaaacaaacacaaacatacacacaaaattcaagctttcgcaacaaactgttgcctcatcaggaaagagggaaggagagggaaagacgaaaggatgtgggttttaagggagagggtaaggagtcattccaatcccgggatcggaaagacttaccttagggggaaaaaaggacaggtatacacttgtgcgcgcacacacacacacacacacacacacacacacacacacacacacacacacacacacacacacatccatccgcacgtacacagactatcacagatgatgtgacttaccgaaccaaagtgctggcaggtcgatagacacacaaacaaacacaaacatacacacgaaattcaagctttcacaacaaactgttgcctcatcaggaaagagggaatgtggaatgtttccctctattatattcatatatatatatataaagtatcctGAAAGCAACTGTATAtgaaaagatagagagagagagagagtgtttcaaGGCTGATTATTTCTGAATATACTACAGCACATATGAGTTTATTACTAACATTTATACACATCTGATACATTTCATACATCAGTGTctagaaattaatttcttttgcatAAAAATAAACATAGCAAGTCTCCTCAATAAAAATGGAACATAAAACAGAAAGTACTCAACTGATTATTATGAGGTTCTTAACAATGTATCTCATCACACACATAAATGATAAATCAAGTGAAGCTGTCTCTGTCAATATTACAAATATACTTCTCAGTAGTTCAatgtaagggggaggggggggggggggggggggagagtcgaGGTATCAGGACCTAGTTTACAGCTAACAGATTAATTACTTATTCGAATAAAACATTATTCAATACGTCATACACATACAAATATTATACTCTTAAGTGATGAAAGTGTTATCAAACCAATCaaaaaatatcaaagttacaagtaTGCAGTTCAGTACAGTTTTCATTCTTTCTGTATGCTTTTACTGACAAGTTCAGCAACTGAGTTACAGAATTAATTAGTATGTAAACATGTTGCATCACACACTAACAAATCATGAGAAATTGCTTTCAAAAGTGAGAAACTTTCTTCacgtgcgcgcgcccacacacacactacTTCTAAAGGTAATGTAATGGCATACACCACCTATCAGCTGTCTTAACCACTGACCAAAAATATGTCGGTACTACCTAAAATGATGTGTACGAAACGATGCAAACTCAATATAGGTGTAAAGTTTTGTTAACATTTCTGGTACTTTACGGCAAAACTAAAAGTAGTGTTATGAAGTGAATCATAATATGAAACATGTCAAATGACTGCTCAATCTCTGAAAGTTTCAATTGTCACAGTGCAAATGACAGGACTGCCAAAAGGATTGGCCCAAAATTCTCTCCAAATTTAGGTTTTACACTAGGCACTGAAGTATTTATGATATGCTCCGAGGCATCCCACTAGGTAGTGTCCATCACAATGACAACAAGGTATGTATTAGTAATTGCAAAGCCTTTTCCACCTGACATTTAATTTAAATGAGCTGCTTGTAATTGTAAGCTTGTGATTTTGTGTGAAGTTTCAAGTAAAGACCATAAAAGTGTAATGAAATACTCACAGAATACTATAAAAACAGGTGTAGTAAGATGATACTAACAACAGTAATACATCCCAAAAAAAGTAACTTACTGATATCAATAACCAGTTCATAAAACTGGACCCGAGTTTACATACCTATAATTAAAACAAGTTTTAATCCCTAGCTTTCCCACATATACACATTTCCTCACCATAAGGTGGACATCAAAAAAGAAAGAAGTGCAGGGGGCTGAGGAAAAACTAATGTTGCTCCAAACCATGAATAAGATGATATGAAGGCCATGTAAAAATTCTTGAAGTTGCACTACTGTCCCCCAGTTAAAAAGGATTGAGCGTTTCATTGAAAAACAAATTTTCACCTTATTCTCCCACTTATCTCATTCATTATTGCTGAAACAATTTTAAAGGAGGTCTTCATTCCCTTACGCCAAACCATTTAGCACCATTGAGATAAAAGGTTATGTACCAAATGCTATCAAGGCAAAGTTTATATTGTAAGATTTACGTAGCACAAACAAACTAATTTGCCACACATTGAATTATAATGTGATAGGCTGCCAACTGATGTAAGAGTCTGCTGAATCACCATTATAACCATATTAACACATTTCTGCAGACTCTTATCACACGAGCTCGCagttgcaaattttattttattttatcttttaagtGACATGTTGTGTAACATTACACAAGAGAAACAACGATAGCCTATAGCCTATGTCTGCTTAAAATCCAGGTACAAACAATCAGTTATTTAGGCTACCTTTCATTTGAATTGACATATAAACTGAAAAAATGGCGGTGTTCTAGCAATATTTAACTCCATTTTTGCAAAAATTCCTTGTTTTGATGGTAAAGAACAGAAACTCCAATCAACATTATTTCGGTACTATTTTGACTTGCAAACACTTACAAGCTACCTGCGCCACTTAAAGTGATTTAACTGCCTTTTATAAAACAATACATGTAGTGCGACTCTGTAGGATAAACTACTATACCAGTATTTTAGGAAGTTTTACACAAAGGCAAACAGGAAAGTAAAATACAGACAAGCATCAAAACTGTCAACTTGTCGGGTAAAATAAAATATGTGACTGAACATGCTACATACAGGTTTACTTCTGCATTAAAAAGCGTTTCTTTAACATATTTCACTTACTCAAAATATCTGTTAATCACTACTACTTCAGGACGACTCATATATTGACTATAtccatgtcacacacacacacacacacacacacacacacacacacacacaatctgaatGCGTAATTTATGCACAAGGAATTACACGGTGTGTTCTGTtcattcatcttcattttcatACAAGTGATTAAGTGACACTTTTCTTAGAGTTGATTGAGAATTGTCTTTTTTGATCTTTTTTGGCctagttttcttttccatcccaACAACGTATTCTGGCATCACGAGTTTGGAGCTCCTAAAAACTGAAGTCTTTAAACTCTCTGTTCTACTTGCATTCGAAGTTTCTTCTACCAATTGTTCACTTGCTTTCTTTGCGACCTGATGTGAAGGTTTGAAAATGATTCGTCTGACTTCCTCCTTGTTATCTTCTGGAGTttgtttctgtttcctttcttccaACTCTCGAAGAAATGACAGAGCAGCAGCTGTATTAGACTGATTTGTCATATCGTCTGGCGACACATCCCCGAGAGTATACTTCACCCATTTGTGCGGATTTCTTTGGTGATCTGGTATATCTCTAACACGAAAACGAGGAGGGAAGTCGATTGGTTTCTTAAAAATACTCTCTTTACCTCTGAAATGTTTCGTTTCTGATCTTTTCCTCTTCAGTGACACTCTTTCACATGTGCTGTCGACTTCCATAGACTCCGGATAACTCCTGTCAGGATCTTCCTTTTCCTTTTCATGTTTCTCCTTATCAAATGCGTTTATTAAGTTTAATATGTTTCGCTGCTTTTCTACAAAGTCAGTATTTGTGCTTCTTATATAGAACTTACAATCCTGCATCTTACGAACTTTAGTAGTAATTAGGTGTGAGTAAATACTACTATTCGCTCCATCCACGATACATAATTTTTATTATGTTGTAAACAATGTAACACGCATTAACAGTTTCCACCGTTTTCGTTCCACTTTTCTCCAAAACATACACTGTCTTCTACAGTGAACAGAGTACAGATTACAGACGTGAGACGTTGTTCACTTGACTAAACCAAAGACTTTAATTCCAAATATGTCCCAAGCATCGTTTAGTTTCAGGTCTCTATAATCGTTTAGGTAGAAGAGAAAGTCTcaaaaaatcaaatcaaaaattCATATTATATTAGATGAGCCTATTAAAAGCAGTGTACTGAAACTAGCAAATACTCTGAATGTCATTTGTGGGAAAACAATGTACCTCAAAGAATCGAATTGCATGACGTGTATGTATAAATTTGAAATTCACACACGGTTATTCAGAGATCTATTACAAAGTTATTGTTATTATATTATCAAATGCACAAGAAAGTGtttcaaaaagaaatattcttacatTTGCGAAGTGTCATCCATTGAATTTGCTACATATCGACCAACAAACTCAAAGTTGACATGGCGATGGCGGTGGATTATGAATTGCCTCTTATTTAATGTTCCGCGTTTAGTGTTGACACTCTCTGATTTGTTGTATGAAAGTAAGTATTTTTTACACGTTTTGTGCTACTTCAAAGTGTCTGAGCGCCGTGTCCATTTTTTTTATGTCCTTGTATTTACGGGTCATCGCAATAGTGTATCGTGagaaaatgtgaaggtaattcgaaAACACATGTGTTGACTTGCACCTGTCAAAGTACTTAACGTATTACCACGCAATTAAGGATTTTGACGAATTTAGTTGAATACGACCCAGTAATACAGTGTAGGCTATAACGTGGCCGGCGCCGTAGTTCATTTCTGAATCTAGACCAACTTCGACTTGTTATTGACGTCTTTGCCCTGGCGTAACTTATTATAATATTCCTAACTGCTATGAGTTCAGATGTGTTTGCATTTAAATGGTGTAATCAGTGTGACATATTCCTATAATTACTGGACGCTGTTCTTTTCCATGAGTTTGTGTAATGTCTCCTAAAACTTTTGAGGATCTCTTTGTATTTAAGAATCTATGACGGCTTCATGTTAATTCAGATGAGGAAGGACAATGGTTACAAGTTTCGTGATTATTTCCACACGCCATCAAGATGATTGGTAGAAAGTAGATGTAGAACTAAGTGCTCAACAAGTCCTTGTGCGTGATTCAGCTGTGTGCCCAAAAGTCTTGAGGCAGTAGGGCAGGTGAATCACACTGGAGAGTATTGCTCAGCTGGCTAGAGAACCATTGTCAAACAACCTGAGTGACAGATAGGCTGTGTATGCTGTGTCACCCAGAAAACACGTTATATAATGAAGTATTGGCACACACATTATGCACATATATTGCATATAAAGTACAAAAAATGCAATGGGGTCCACTATATAACTTTTTACCCATTGTGAGCATCCACCCGCCACCAGAGTCAGTCAAaaatcattgtgtgtgtgttgtgaaagCATAATAATTAAATTCTGTAGGAATTTCGTTGCAATTGAATGTGATTCCTAATTGTTTTATGCCGTGTTGACTCTTAAAAGTATTGTTTACATTTGGTATGACTTGACCTTCATATGCAAATTTCTGAAGAAGTGGTTAACATAAATATAGCCAACTAAGTATCTGTTGGATCTGATGGGTGGTGGTCAGCAGGAATTGTGCAGCTGTATCCACAGTTTTTGTCAGGAGATGACAACAGAATAATGTAAATGGATGCTATTTTCCAAATTCACTTTACTCCAATGTAGTATAGATTTGTTTTTGGCTTCCTTATTGCCTCAATGGAATGCATATGTTGGATTGTTAACTGAGTTTATGGTGTGAACATAGTGGTCTAAACTCAGAGACCACCTTTCTAATAGCTTTTTTCTTTTTATGATTATTACAGAAATAACTGAAGCTTATAATTTCTTCTGTAGTTTGTataaatatgttttaagatttCATTCACAAATTTTCGTTCATATTCAGTTATGTGCACTGTGATGCACGAAGATTACTACTGTTGCTATTGTTTTCAGGTTTATATTCTCTTTATGCTGTTATAACATTTCAaactaatttgtatgtttagttgcAATAGAACTATAAACTATTAAAGCTATTCAGAGTACAGTtttgatgtttttaaaaaaaatgtttgcgattaggaaaacacacatacacacacacacacacacacacacacacacacacatatgtgtgcaccccccctcccccgccacccccAGTCAACGGAAGcatccgattccacctgtctgctttgacccatgacgtaagggtgttgggGTGTGTGGCGTCATTACGGTGTGGAGTTTGAGTTGATTGTGTTTGAAGATGTCGTTGTCTTGTGTTTGATGGTGCAACGAGTCAGTAGTTATAGTTGACATATATAGGTCAAGGGATATGGCCGAttccaatttttgtatttttatatgtgGGTATATATGTGTTGGTACCGTAAGctgtggtcaagggaaatgtctgattccaattttgttAGTTTTTTGCTGTAGGCATTGGTGTTTTCGTATCGTCAGCTGCCATTGggctatataggtcaacagaagtCAGATTCTTGtagatttttgtaaaatttttttttttttttttgcgctgttatatttagcttgttcTCTCCCTAAAACCCCCAATTTTCCACAGTTCTctcgttagtttgattgtatttttggagggagatgttattgtctttgTTGGAATTTAGAATCGATGCCTCTGCTACATATTTATCTTTGCCGCAGTTGCTAGGGATGCTTTTATAGACGTTCCTATTAACATGGTTGTGTTTTGCCTATCCTTGTGTTACATTCGTTCTGTGTGTGTTAATTAAAGCATTTATGTTCACTTTCAAACCTTAACCGTGTGTTTATTTAAAGTTTAAtaacaacaggttatgggcccaggtacAGTCACCCAGCAGTTTATTTCAAGtgaatgaaaacatttttttcatcgcagataCAGAATGCCGATATGAGTTTAGTCAGTGCTAATTCGTTGCTGTTAATTGAAAAACTGAAAGGAAGAGAAAATTACAATACATGGCAATTTGCAATGAAAACTTATTTACAGAACGAACAATTGTGGCAGTATATAACGGgtgagatcaaagatgaagttaatATATGTACCACAACGGCCAAAATAAGATTATCAGTTGATCTCGATATTTATGTGCATCTGCAGAGCAAGTTATCTGCAAAAGAATTGtgggataaattaaaaataaaaacttacggGGATTCAGGACTTTATCGAAGAATAGGCTTGTTGAGAACGCTTTTAATGACACGATTCGAGAACTGTGTGTCTGTGGAAGAATATGTGTCAAGAATAATTTCAAcatcaaataaatttaatgatcTTAACTTTGAAGTGAAAGGCGAGTGGGTA
This window harbors:
- the LOC124605182 gene encoding uncharacterized protein LOC124605182, which translates into the protein MQDCKFYIRSTNTDFVEKQRNILNLINAFDKEKHEKEKEDPDRSYPESMEVDSTCERVSLKRKRSETKHFRGKESIFKKPIDFPPRFRVRDIPDHQRNPHKWVKYTLGDVSPDDMTNQSNTAAALSFLRELEERKQKQTPEDNKEEVRRIIFKPSHQVAKKASEQLVEETSNASRTESLKTSVFRSSKLVMPEYVVGMEKKTRPKKIKKDNSQSTLRKVSLNHLYENEDE